The following proteins are encoded in a genomic region of Rattus rattus isolate New Zealand chromosome 2, Rrattus_CSIRO_v1, whole genome shotgun sequence:
- the Hsd3b7 gene encoding 3 beta-hydroxysteroid dehydrogenase type 7 isoform X2, with protein sequence MADSAQVPALVYLVTGGCGFLGEHIVRMLLEREPRLRELRVFDLHLSSWLEELKTGPVQVTAIQGDVTQAHEVAAAMAGSHVVIHTAGLVDVFGKASPETIHKVNVQGTQNVIDACVQTGTRFLVYTSSMEVVGPNVKGHPFYRGNEDTPYEAIHRHPYPCSKALAEQLVLEANGRKGLRFGGRLFRAIPASVEHGRVYVGNVAWMHILVARELEQRAALMGGQVYFCYDKSPYKSYEDFNMEFLSPCGLRLIGTHPLLPYWLLVLLAALNALLQWLLRPLVLYTPLLNPYTLAVANTTFTVSTNKAQRHFGYKPLFSWEESRARTIHWVQAMEGSAW encoded by the exons ATGGCAGACTCTGCACAGGTGCCAGCCCTGGTATACCTGGTCACAGGTGGCTGTGGCTTCCTGGGGGAGCATATTGTTCGAATGCTGCTGGAGCGGGAGCCCAGGCTCCGGGAGCTGCGTGTCTTTGACCTGCACCTGAGTTCttggctggaggagctgaaaacAG GGCCTGTGCAGGTGACTGCCATCCAGGGGGATGTGACTCAGGCCCACGAGGTGGCAGCAGCCATGGCTGGATCTCATGTGGTCATCCATACAGCTGGGCTGGTAGATGTGTTTGGGAAGGCCAGTCCAGAGACCATCCACAAAGTCAATGTGCAGG GCACACAGAATGTGATTGACGCTTGTGTGCAGACCGGGACTCGGTTCCTGGTCTACACGAGTAGCATGGAAGTGGTGGGGCCTAATGTCAAGGGCCACCCCTTCTACAG GGGCAATGAAGACACCCCATATGAGGCCATCCACAGGCATCCCTACCCATGTAGCAAGGCCCTCGCTGAGCAGTTGGTCCTCGAGGCCAATGGAAGGAAG GGACTGCGCTTTGGAGGTCGGCTGTTTCGGGCCATCCCAGCTTCCGTGGAGCATGGTCGGGTCTACGTTG GCAACGTGGCTTGGATGCATATACTGGTGGCCCGAGAGCTGGAGCAGCGGGCAGCACTCATGGGTGGCCAGGTGTATTTCTGCTATGATAAGTCACCTTATAAAAGCTACGAGGACTTCAACATGGAGTTTCTGAGTCCCTGTGGACTTCGGCTGATAGGCACCCACCCACTGCTGCCCTACTGGCTACTGGTGCTGCTGGCTGCCCTCAACGCCCTACTGCAGTGGCTGCTTCGGCCGCTGGTGCTGTACACACCCCTGCTGAATCCCTACACTCTGGCTGTGGCCAACACCACCTTTACTGTCAGCACCAACAAGGCACAGCGCCATTTCGGCTACAAGCCCCTCTTCTCATGGGAAGAGAGCAGGGCCCGCACCATTCACTGGGTGCAGGCCATGGAGGGTTCCGCCTGGTGA
- the Hsd3b7 gene encoding 3 beta-hydroxysteroid dehydrogenase type 7 isoform X1, which produces MADSAQVPALVYLVTGGCGFLGEHIVRMLLEREPRLRELRVFDLHLSSWLEELKTGPVQVTAIQGDVTQAHEVAAAMAGSHVVIHTAGLVDVFGKASPETIHKVNVQGTQNVIDACVQTGTRFLVYTSSMEVVGPNVKGHPFYRGNEDTPYEAIHRHPYPCSKALAEQLVLEANGRKVNGGLPLVTCALRPTGIYGEGHQVMRDFYHQGLRFGGRLFRAIPASVEHGRVYVGNVAWMHILVARELEQRAALMGGQVYFCYDKSPYKSYEDFNMEFLSPCGLRLIGTHPLLPYWLLVLLAALNALLQWLLRPLVLYTPLLNPYTLAVANTTFTVSTNKAQRHFGYKPLFSWEESRARTIHWVQAMEGSAW; this is translated from the exons ATGGCAGACTCTGCACAGGTGCCAGCCCTGGTATACCTGGTCACAGGTGGCTGTGGCTTCCTGGGGGAGCATATTGTTCGAATGCTGCTGGAGCGGGAGCCCAGGCTCCGGGAGCTGCGTGTCTTTGACCTGCACCTGAGTTCttggctggaggagctgaaaacAG GGCCTGTGCAGGTGACTGCCATCCAGGGGGATGTGACTCAGGCCCACGAGGTGGCAGCAGCCATGGCTGGATCTCATGTGGTCATCCATACAGCTGGGCTGGTAGATGTGTTTGGGAAGGCCAGTCCAGAGACCATCCACAAAGTCAATGTGCAGG GCACACAGAATGTGATTGACGCTTGTGTGCAGACCGGGACTCGGTTCCTGGTCTACACGAGTAGCATGGAAGTGGTGGGGCCTAATGTCAAGGGCCACCCCTTCTACAG GGGCAATGAAGACACCCCATATGAGGCCATCCACAGGCATCCCTACCCATGTAGCAAGGCCCTCGCTGAGCAGTTGGTCCTCGAGGCCAATGGAAGGAAG GTCAATGGAGGGCTACCCCTGGTGACATGTGCCCTTCGACCCACGGGGATTTATGGTGAAGGTCATCAGGTCATGAGAGACTTCTATCACCAGGGACTGCGCTTTGGAGGTCGGCTGTTTCGGGCCATCCCAGCTTCCGTGGAGCATGGTCGGGTCTACGTTG GCAACGTGGCTTGGATGCATATACTGGTGGCCCGAGAGCTGGAGCAGCGGGCAGCACTCATGGGTGGCCAGGTGTATTTCTGCTATGATAAGTCACCTTATAAAAGCTACGAGGACTTCAACATGGAGTTTCTGAGTCCCTGTGGACTTCGGCTGATAGGCACCCACCCACTGCTGCCCTACTGGCTACTGGTGCTGCTGGCTGCCCTCAACGCCCTACTGCAGTGGCTGCTTCGGCCGCTGGTGCTGTACACACCCCTGCTGAATCCCTACACTCTGGCTGTGGCCAACACCACCTTTACTGTCAGCACCAACAAGGCACAGCGCCATTTCGGCTACAAGCCCCTCTTCTCATGGGAAGAGAGCAGGGCCCGCACCATTCACTGGGTGCAGGCCATGGAGGGTTCCGCCTGGTGA